The genomic stretch CAATAGTGAGTACTTCCCTTCCGGCACTCCCGGACCCCGAAAAAGTTCGCGCGGCTCGATCAATTCCAGTTCGGGAATGTTCATGGAGTCGATCGCGCTGCGCAAACGCTCGTAGCTCACACTGTTGTCGAGCAGCAACGAGAAATCGCGCTCTACCGAGGGATAACGGGAGAGCCGCTGATAGCGCGGCTCGCGCAGAGGCGCGGCGAACAGGCGATCAAGGTCGAATTGGGCAAGCCACACTTCCTGTTTGAACTTGCGCTCTGCCGCTAAGTCGGGGTGAAGCTGTCCTAGCTCGCCAATGGTCTCGCCGTTAAGGACAACCTTTGCCGAACGCCCCGGATGAAAGTATCCCGAAGCAGGCGCAGAGAACTGCACGGGCTTCCTCTCGAACGTCTCTAGAATCGCATCGGCATCCCCCTTCAAGTCGAAGAAATCGGTGGGACGCTGCCGCAGCTCGACGCCTTTCTCTCCAAACGATCCGGTAGCGGCGAAGCAGGCCAGCTTTTTCTGCTCAACTCGTTCGCTGGACATCGCAAACACGTTTCCCATTTCGAACAACCGCACATCGGTGGCTTCACGATTGAAATTCCAGCTGAGCAGGTTGAGCATTCCCGGCACCAGCGAATTCCGAAGCCACGGAGCTTCCTCACTCAATGGATTCTCGATTGCCACGGGTTGCGCCGTTGAGAATCGCTCAGCATCGTCGGTTGAAATGAATGTAGGCGAGACGGCTTCGTCATAGCCCAGCGCGAGCAGGCGATTGCGAGTCTTCGATTCCGGCAACGCGTGCGGTAGCTCAACCACGCCGCCGGAGAACGATGGCAGGGTATTTGCGAAATTGTTGAAGCCGTAAACGCGAGCAACTTCCTCGATTACGTCGATCTCGCGCTCCACATCCATGCGCCAGGTTGGGATCTCGACCGTGTAGGCCTCAGGTGGCTGCAAAAGAGTGAGCCGGGCGCCCTCCTCTGATGCGCCGTTCGAGCTTGCACGCACATCGGTAAGCCCGAACCCAAGGCGACGCAAAATGCGCGTCACGTCGGTCTCCGGAATCTCCTGTCCAAGGATTCGGCCCAGTTCGCTGCGCTCAAGTTGAATCGGCTCATGAATTACCTTGCGCGCAATCTCGTCGTTGTATCCGGCGAGCTTGCCTCCCGCCGTCTCCAGCACGAGTTCGCTAACACGGTCGCATGCCAGTGTCGTTGCGCCCCAATCGGCGCCGCGCTCGAAGCGATGCGAGGCGTCGGTGTGCATGCTGTGACGGCGCGCGGCTCGGCGTACGGTTGCCGGATCGAACCATGCTGACTCGATGAGCACGTTGCGCGTGTTGGGCGTAATCATCGTGTCCCATCCGCCCATGATGCCTGCCAGCGCAATCGGCTTCACTGCGTCGGCGACGACCAGATCGCCGGGATGCAGCTGGCGCTCGACTCCATCGAGCGTCTTCAGCTTCTCGCCGTGAACAGCCTGGCGCACGACAATTTTGCCGCCTTCCAGCAGGTCGAGGTCGAAGGCATGAGTGGGATGCCCCATCTCCATCAGCGTGTAATTCGTCGCGTCGGCGACGTTGTTGATGCCGTGATGCTCCTCAATCAGTAGCCGCTCAGCGATATAGCGCGGCGACTTCTCTATGCGCACGTCGCGTATCGCTCGCGCCGTGTACCGCGCGCAAAGAGCAGGATCGAGGATCTCGACAGGAAAAGACTCCGGCTGAATCAGCTTCGGCAGTTTGAGAACGATCGGCTGCAACTCGAGGTTATAGATCGCGGAGCACTCGCGCGCGACGCCGTAATGATTCATGGCATCAACGCGATTGGTCGTGATCTCCATCTCGAAGAGCACGGCGTCGCCTTCGCCGATGAAACCCTCAACGGCGATGCCGGCGTGCGTCAGGTCTTCGGCGAGACGCACGTTATCGACGTCGAGCGCGACGAATTCCCGAAGCCATGTGGGAGAAATGCGCATTTAGCTAGTGACTGCGTACAGCTAAAACCCTGCCGAGCCCAAACACTGTCATCCTGAAGTCCCTGTTTTGGGCGAAGGATCTCCCGAGATGATTCAGACCTAATTGCACCCTCCTGGCTCTTTCACGAGAATACGGGCCGAAAAGCCGGGACAGCGCAATGAAGCCTGAAACATTCCGGGAGATCCTTCGGCCAAAGTCAGGCCTCGGGATGACAGTTTAGAAAACTGTCTTTACGCAAACTGCTCCAAGAACCTTACATCGCCCTGATAAAACAACTGAATGTCATCGACTCCATACTTCAGAATCGCAATCCGCTCCACGCCCATTCCAAACGCGAATCCGCTGTACTTCTTCGGATCGTAATCCACGAACCCATATACATTCGGATCCACCATTCCCGAACCGAGAATCTCGATCCATCCACTCGCTTTGCACATCCCGCAGCGTTCTCCGTTCAACCGGCCGCTTCCTCCGCACTTGAAGCAGGAGATCTGCATGTCGGCGCTCGGTTCCGTAAATGGGAAGAACGAAGGATAGAATCGTGTCTTCACGCTGGAGCCGAACATTGCTTTCGCTGCCTGATCGAGCGTGCCCTTCAAATCGCAGAAAGTGATGTTCGAATCCACCGCGAGCCCCTCGACCTGATGGAAGATGGGCGAGTGCGTCGCGTCGGCCGTATCGGCTCGATGTACTTTCCCCGGAACAACCACGCGAACGGGTGGCTGCTGCTTTTCCATCGCGCGAATCTGCACCGGAGAAGTGTGCGTGCGCAGAAGGAGGCGCTCGCGGAGGGGCTTGCCTTGCTGCCCTTTGATCATCAGCGTGTCTTGCGTATCGCGCGCGGGATGATTCGGAGGAAAGTTGAGCGACTCGAAGTTGTAGTAGTCGGTCTCAACCTCGGGGCCCTCGGCGACCGAGTACCCCATCGCCTTGAAGACTCCCACGATCTCGTTCATCGTCCGAATCAGCGGATGCTCAATCCCAAGCTTGCGCCGGTTGCCGGGAAGCGTGACGTCGACGCACTCCTGCTCCAGGCGCGAGGCTGAAACAGCAGAGCTGACGCGAGCAAGCGCCGCATCGATCTGCTCCTCGACGATTTTCTTGACTTCATTGACGCGCTGACCGACTTCGCGTTTTGCTGGCCCCGGGGCCGCTTTCAGCCACTGATCGTTGAGCAGCGTGAGAACGCCGTTCTTGCGCGCCATCCAGCGATCGCGCAGGATTTTCCAGTCAGCCTCGCTCGAGATAGCGGCACTCTCGCTCTGTAGAGCAGACTTCAGGTCACGTGCCGCCGCGTCGAGTGCGGAGGCTGAGAAGTCTTCGAGCTTGGGGACCGTGTACATATTCTTCGTGTGTCATTCCGAGCGGAGCATGACGTAGCGAAGCGAAGTCGTGCGGAGAGAGGAATCCCTACCATGCCGACGCTTTTCGGTAACTATAGGGATTCCTCGCGGGCAAACTACGCCCGCTTCGGAATGACAGAAACACAGACTAAGCGCTCTTAGCCAAAGCCGTCTTCGCCTGCGCTGCCAGCGTCGCAAATGCCGGCGCGTCGTTGGCTGCGAGTTCCGCCAGCACTTTGCGGTCGAGTTCCACTCCGGACCTCTTGAGTCCGTTGATGAACTGGCTGTAGCTCATGCCATTCAGCTTGGCGGCGGCGTTGATGCGCACGATCCAGATGGAGCGGTACTGGCGCTTCTTCTGCTTGCGCCCGGAGTAGGCGAACTTCAGTCCGCGCTCCACGCTCTCTTTGGCGCTGCGATAGAGCTTTGATTTTGTTAGGAAATATCCACTTGCGCGCTCAAGAATCTTTTTCCGCTTGGCGCGCCGCTTGGTTCCGCGTTTTACGCGAGGCATCGGCGAGTCTCCTTTTTTCGACTGCGGTTATGCGGCTGGAGGTAAGGATGATTACCTCTTCACACGCGATTTGCTCCGGACGAGCTCTGTGCTCATCTCAGATCCTGCGGTGGCGGGATCAACGGAGCGCGAAAGCAAGCATTCAGCACTCGGCTCTCGGCATTCGGCCATGAACCATTATGGGAGTCCAACGCGAACAGCTCATTCGATCTACCCAAATATCGATTTCGACGAAAATGATTCCTGGCTGAATGCCGACTGCCGAGTGCCAAATGCCGCCTCTAGTACGGGATCATTCGCTTCACTTTGGGCTCGTCGGCCTTGTCGACCAACGTATCCAGGTCCAGGCGCCGCTTGGTCTTCCTCTTCTTCGAAGTAAGGATGTGGCGCATGAACGCGTGCCCACGCTTCACCCGCCCGCTGGCGGTCTTCTTGAAGCGCTTGGCAGCGCCGCTATGGGTCTTTAGTTTCGGCATTCGTTCCTCTGCAAACAATTCAAATCCCCAGCAGCGTCGAGCCGCTGGGGACATAGTTAAGTATATGGGAAGGCGGGCCTTTTGCCAATTGATCGAGTGAAGTGAACCGTCTTCAGCCGACCCTCGCAAACACTTTTTCCCATGCATGATGTTTGTCGGCCTCTTCGGGACGAGAGCCGGGAAAGGTGTCGCTCAAGACCTCCAGATCCGACAGTTCTGGTACTTCGATCCAGCGCCAACCCGGAAGTTTTCCAGTGCCGCCGCCACGGACCTGATACGCCAGCAGCCGAAGCTGGCCCTTCTGCATTCCATAATCATGCGGCTCGGCGATCCGCGCCTTACCCTGATAAGTGAATCGAATAAGCCTCTTTTCCAAAATCGCCTTAAGAAGTAAGTCGTGAAATTTTCCAAGATTCATCTTGTGCTCTTTCACCTCTAATGGGCGGAGTGTTGCGGCCAATTGTGAGGTGTTGACCTTCTGCTGTTGCCCGGTCTTCAAGTCCTTAAGAGTAACCTGATCGGCGGCAAGTTCATCCTCTCCAACAATCACGACATTTGATACGCCAAGCTTTTCCGCTGTCTCAAAGGCCTTCTTCAGACGAAAGCTTTCATCGCCAAGTTCAGCGCTAATCCCTGCGGACCGCACATCGCGGGCGAGCTTTGCTGCGGCAACATTCATACCTACTCCCAATGGCGCGATGTAGGCCTGCGGAGGCGAGACATAAGTGGCACTCTCTGAACCTGCCGTAAGCGCCATTACGAAGCGATCTTCTCCTATCGCAAAGCCAATCCCTGGAGCACGAGGTCCGCCGAGCGCTTCTGAGAGACCGTCGTAACGGCCACCTCCCAAAATTGCGCTCTGCGCGCCGAGACTTCCTTGTGTGAATTCGAAAGCGGTGCGCGTGTAATAGTCGAGGCCGCGCACCAGGCGGTCATTGATCACGAAGGAAACGCCCGTGGCGTGCAGGATTTCTTGTACTTCTTCGAAGTGCTTGCGGTCTGCTTCATCGAGAAATCCCGAGATGCGTGGCAGCGTATCGATAATTGGCTGATCTTCGGGAACCTTACAGTCGAAGACGCGTAACGGATTTGTAACTGCGCGCCGCTGACAATCCGAGCACAGGCGGTCGACTACGCCGCTCAACGCTTTTTGTAAGGCTTCGTTGTAAGCAGGACGCGAGCTTGGCGAACCAACTGAGTTGAGCTGTAGCGTCCAATCCTTGATCTCGAGCCTATTGAGCAGCATCACCAGCATTTCGAGCACTTCTGCATCGCGTGCCGGCGACTCACTTCCCGCAGTGGGCGGTCCGATGACCTCAGCCCCAATTTGATAGAACTGCCGATAGCGCCCCTTCTGGGGACGCTCGCGGCGGAATTGCGGTCCGATGTAGTAGAGCTTCTGAAGTCCAGGTCGTTCCCAGAGTTTGTGCTCGATATATGCGCGCACGACGCCAGCCGTGTTCTCCGGACGTAGCGTCAAAGACTGCGCTTTCTCCGACTGCGCACGCGCGCGGTCTTCCCACGTATACATCTCTTTGGAGACGATATCGGTAGCTTCACCAACGCCGCGAGCGAAGAGCTGCGTGTCCTCGAAGATAGGAGTGCGGATTTCGGAAAAGTTGTAGAGCGCGAACACTTCGCGTGCGGTCTGCTCAACCCGGTTCCAGAGTTCAGTCTCAGGCGGCAGCAGATCGCGCGTGCCGCGCACGGCCTTGATCGTCAATGTCGAATCACCTGGATTTATTTAACCACGGAGACACGGAGACACGGAGAAAGGCAACCGGGAGGTATTCAGACTCAGCCTCTTGGACAACTAGGGCAGTTTCCTAAATCAACCGTAAACGGAGAACTCTCGTGAAGAAAGGCTGCGATCCTGAGAAGTAGGAACACTCCCTTGGCTGTTTTCCGTGACTCCGTGTCTCCGTGGTGAAAAATGATTTACCGCACAGCAGCGATGTACTGCGCTTCCACGCGGCGGGCGTTGCTCTCGGGGACTGGATACTCCATGTGACGCGCAGTTGCTCGGCCTATTTCGGCTCCATACATCAGCGCAACCAGATGCAAGGCCATGTCGATTCCGGCTGAGACTCCGGCCGAGGTAAAGATATTGCCATCATTTACTACGTGAAGATCGTCGCGCACGTTGACATTGGGAAATGTCTCCCGCATACGATGGAGAGACTGCCAATGGGTGGTTGCGGACCGCCCCTCGAGGAGACCGGCGCCGGCCAGCAGAAATGAGCCAGTACACACCGAGCAAACAACCTTGGCTTGTTGGGCGCACAATGCGACCCATCCGAGTACGCGCTTGTTTGACTGCAGTGCGCGCGTTCCCCAGCCGCCAGGAACAACCAGGATGTCGAGTGTCGGATGGTTCTCAAGCGTGAAGTCAGGAAGCACGTGCATGCCTCCGGTGGTCGACACGGGATCTTCACCCTCAGCGATTAGCACCACGTGAAGGGGCGAAGGCTCTTCGCGTCGTCGTTCTTCATTGAGCCGCGTGGCGGAAAAGACCTCAAAGGGTCCACAAAAATCGAGAATTTCCACTTCGGGAAATACCAGAATGCCGACGGTGTGCTGCACTGCGATACCCCTTGTTTACGCCAGAAGACCCAAAATCCTTGAACACGGAGGACACGAAGGTCACCGAGGAGGATACTACTGAATTGCAAGCTCGCCGCTGGGCACTAGGCATTCGACGTTGACTCAATCATCCCGCCGCCATCCTTCCGTTTCCTTCGTGACCTTTGTGTTCACCCCGGGTTTTCGGTTTTCAGGCGCCGCTCGTTCAAGTATGTCTGCGTGTAGTCGAGGTAATTGCGCGCATAGCGAAGGATCAACTCTTCGTCCTGGGCCCCAAGCTTCCGACGCATCTTGCCTGGCACTCCAACCACGAGCGAGTTCGCTTCGATTACGGTACTTTCCGGAATCACAGTGCCCGCAGCGATGATGGAACCGCGTCCGATTCGAGCGCCGTTCAGTATGACCGATCCCATGCCGATCAGGCAGGTATCTTCGATCACGCAGCCGTGAAGCGTTACGTTGTGTCCTACCGTCACCCACTCGCCCACCGTGACGGAATACTGGTGTCGCATGCCATGGAGGACGGAGCAATCCTGAATGTTGGAATACGCGCCGATGCGGATTGAGTGCACGTCGCCGCGAACGACAGCATTCATCCAAATACTGGCCTTCTCGCCTAGAACAACGTCTCCAATCACCTGAGCTGATTCGTCTACGTAGCAGGAATCGGGAATGGTAGGGCGAATTCCTTGATAAGGGCGGATCATGAAGGTCTCTGTCCCAGTGTCCCACGAGCCACAGGATTTGGGACAGTGGGACAGTTGTCTAACTCTGACTTAAGCCATTCATAATAAATGCCTTGTGAATTCAACCTGGCTTGGGACAGAGGTTCCGAAAAGGGCATCGAATAGCCAACCAGAGCGGAGCGTATTTTTCGAGGGTTGACAGTC from Terriglobales bacterium encodes the following:
- the pheT gene encoding phenylalanine--tRNA ligase subunit beta, producing the protein MRISPTWLREFVALDVDNVRLAEDLTHAGIAVEGFIGEGDAVLFEMEITTNRVDAMNHYGVARECSAIYNLELQPIVLKLPKLIQPESFPVEILDPALCARYTARAIRDVRIEKSPRYIAERLLIEEHHGINNVADATNYTLMEMGHPTHAFDLDLLEGGKIVVRQAVHGEKLKTLDGVERQLHPGDLVVADAVKPIALAGIMGGWDTMITPNTRNVLIESAWFDPATVRRAARRHSMHTDASHRFERGADWGATTLACDRVSELVLETAGGKLAGYNDEIARKVIHEPIQLERSELGRILGQEIPETDVTRILRRLGFGLTDVRASSNGASEEGARLTLLQPPEAYTVEIPTWRMDVEREIDVIEEVARVYGFNNFANTLPSFSGGVVELPHALPESKTRNRLLALGYDEAVSPTFISTDDAERFSTAQPVAIENPLSEEAPWLRNSLVPGMLNLLSWNFNREATDVRLFEMGNVFAMSSERVEQKKLACFAATGSFGEKGVELRQRPTDFFDLKGDADAILETFERKPVQFSAPASGYFHPGRSAKVVLNGETIGELGQLHPDLAAERKFKQEVWLAQFDLDRLFAAPLREPRYQRLSRYPSVERDFSLLLDNSVSYERLRSAIDSMNIPELELIEPRELFRGPGVPEGKYSLLLHLVFQSGERTLRDDEVSGWSQQVIAAVQGLGGSLRG
- the pheS gene encoding phenylalanine--tRNA ligase subunit alpha; translated protein: MYTVPKLEDFSASALDAAARDLKSALQSESAAISSEADWKILRDRWMARKNGVLTLLNDQWLKAAPGPAKREVGQRVNEVKKIVEEQIDAALARVSSAVSASRLEQECVDVTLPGNRRKLGIEHPLIRTMNEIVGVFKAMGYSVAEGPEVETDYYNFESLNFPPNHPARDTQDTLMIKGQQGKPLRERLLLRTHTSPVQIRAMEKQQPPVRVVVPGKVHRADTADATHSPIFHQVEGLAVDSNITFCDLKGTLDQAAKAMFGSSVKTRFYPSFFPFTEPSADMQISCFKCGGSGRLNGERCGMCKASGWIEILGSGMVDPNVYGFVDYDPKKYSGFAFGMGVERIAILKYGVDDIQLFYQGDVRFLEQFA
- the rplT gene encoding 50S ribosomal protein L20; amino-acid sequence: MPRVKRGTKRRAKRKKILERASGYFLTKSKLYRSAKESVERGLKFAYSGRKQKKRQYRSIWIVRINAAAKLNGMSYSQFINGLKRSGVELDRKVLAELAANDAPAFATLAAQAKTALAKSA
- the rpmI gene encoding 50S ribosomal protein L35, with the translated sequence MPKLKTHSGAAKRFKKTASGRVKRGHAFMRHILTSKKRKTKRRLDLDTLVDKADEPKVKRMIPY
- the hisS gene encoding histidine--tRNA ligase, yielding MTIKAVRGTRDLLPPETELWNRVEQTAREVFALYNFSEIRTPIFEDTQLFARGVGEATDIVSKEMYTWEDRARAQSEKAQSLTLRPENTAGVVRAYIEHKLWERPGLQKLYYIGPQFRRERPQKGRYRQFYQIGAEVIGPPTAGSESPARDAEVLEMLVMLLNRLEIKDWTLQLNSVGSPSSRPAYNEALQKALSGVVDRLCSDCQRRAVTNPLRVFDCKVPEDQPIIDTLPRISGFLDEADRKHFEEVQEILHATGVSFVINDRLVRGLDYYTRTAFEFTQGSLGAQSAILGGGRYDGLSEALGGPRAPGIGFAIGEDRFVMALTAGSESATYVSPPQAYIAPLGVGMNVAAAKLARDVRSAGISAELGDESFRLKKAFETAEKLGVSNVVIVGEDELAADQVTLKDLKTGQQQKVNTSQLAATLRPLEVKEHKMNLGKFHDLLLKAILEKRLIRFTYQGKARIAEPHDYGMQKGQLRLLAYQVRGGGTGKLPGWRWIEVPELSDLEVLSDTFPGSRPEEADKHHAWEKVFARVG
- a CDS encoding DJ-1/PfpI family protein — protein: MQHTVGILVFPEVEILDFCGPFEVFSATRLNEERRREEPSPLHVVLIAEGEDPVSTTGGMHVLPDFTLENHPTLDILVVPGGWGTRALQSNKRVLGWVALCAQQAKVVCSVCTGSFLLAGAGLLEGRSATTHWQSLHRMRETFPNVNVRDDLHVVNDGNIFTSAGVSAGIDMALHLVALMYGAEIGRATARHMEYPVPESNARRVEAQYIAAVR
- a CDS encoding gamma carbonic anhydrase family protein: MIRPYQGIRPTIPDSCYVDESAQVIGDVVLGEKASIWMNAVVRGDVHSIRIGAYSNIQDCSVLHGMRHQYSVTVGEWVTVGHNVTLHGCVIEDTCLIGMGSVILNGARIGRGSIIAAGTVIPESTVIEANSLVVGVPGKMRRKLGAQDEELILRYARNYLDYTQTYLNERRLKTENPG